One Primulina huaijiensis isolate GDHJ02 unplaced genomic scaffold, ASM1229523v2 scaffold208130, whole genome shotgun sequence genomic region harbors:
- the LOC140966851 gene encoding CMP-sialic acid transporter 2-like, translating to MFGHTLTINFMLGISVVFISMHQFFSPLSKAKEDQQNGMHEKLDIQDNHRSRESSFINMAAGANEEASHRVPDERQPLLPT from the exons ATGTTTGGCCATACTTTAACAATAAACTTTATGTTGGGTATTTCGGTGGTTTTCATCTCAATGCACCAG TTCTTTTCGCCTCTCTCAAAGGCCAAGGAGGACCAACAAAATGGGATGCACGAAAAATTGGACATTCAGGATAACCATAG GTCAAGGGAGTCATCCTTTATAAATATGGCTGCCGGTGCAAATGAGGAG GCTAGCCACCGTGTACCCGATGAAAGACAACCACTGCTTCCTACCTAA